AGAATGCGTTGCCACCCAGCTAATTATGGCTAGTGTCTGatatatcaatgttttgaatTTTGTGGAAAGCCCGTGAATATGCTAAACTGGTGATAAAATGTTTGCAGATCTTACAACGGGTTTAAATAGCGTCCATTTTTATGAGAGTACTAAAGAAAAACAGGTCGTGAATGTAGTAGAATGGAGAACAGCGCTTGTTTGTTATTGCTCACAGGACCCTCAGGCAGTATCCGAGGCGTCTATCAGCGTCCATCGTGTTCGGCCATTTAAAGTGTGGCAGAGGAAAACACGTTCAATGGCAGATAAAGATGGgtcattttcaaaaaatctttacattccgacttacaaaatattgacattttaaacTCAGTTCAGATCAGTTTTCGCCCATAAATGTtgagtattttattatttaaaggtgcactcagcagtgttgggtgtaatgcattactaagtaaattactgtaattaaattatttttaattgaaaaaaagtaagggattaatttacatttttctgtaatttaattacagttacttctaatgtaattgtgttaaatactttatagactatagacagggttgggagggttacttttgaaatgtattccactacagattacagaatacttgctgtaaaatgtcatttgtaacgtatttcgttagattactcaaggtcagtaacgtattctaaatactttggattacttcttcagcgctggtagattttttcacttcttTTGACTCTGTCAgtatagtaagacaaaatacacatgttaaaaatacattctctgaaaaacctaaatatcttatgcagtgttgtttctaaaacaagataaatcaaattgatcttgttttaaggatttttagatatttttacaggaaaacaatacaaaaatttacatttacatttattcatttggcagacgcttttatccaaagcgacttacaaaagaggaaatcaCAAAGTTTCaatagcatcagaatagtattcaaaacagaataaagtgcaacaggaatttttttttttttttttaatgactggttaagtgctcatggaaaagatgtgtttttagtcattttttgaagacagagagtgagtcagcttcacggatggagttgggaagatcgttccaccaatgtggtatgatgaagctgaaagtctgggaaagtgttttggtgcctctctgtgttggtacaacaaggcgacattccttagccaaccgcaggcttctagtgggcgcgtagctctgcataaatgattttaggtgtgctggagcagatccagtgactgttctgtatgccagcatcagagccttgaatttgatacgtgcatcaaccggcaggcagtggagagagacaaggagtggtgtaacatgctctctttggttcattaaagaccagacgtgctgctgcattctggatcttTTGcaagggtctaattgcacatgcagggaggcctgcaatgagagtgttacagtagtccagtctagttatgacaagtgactggacaagcagttgtgtgggatgttcagagaggaagggtcttatcttcctgatattgtagagtgtaaatctacatgatcttgcggtctttgagatgtggtctgtgaaatttagtctgttgtcgatggttacccctagatttctgaccgatttggaaggcgttactgtagttgcacccagctgcatggtgatgttgagTTCAACAGCAgcgttggctggaaagacaaggagttcagtcttggctgagttgagttgcaggtggtgctccttcattcaggctgagatgtctgccaggcatgcagaaatttgagcaatcactgtggtgtcgttgggctagaaagacaagtagagttgcgtgtcatcagcgtagcagtggtaagagaaaccatgtgcctgaatgatgggtcccagtgacgttgtgtatatagagaagagaagtggcccaagcactgatccctgaggtaccccagtaattagctgatgtggcttggatacctcacctctccaggctaccttgaaggacctacctgagagataggagttaaaccagtcaagcacagttcctgtgatacccagcgaggagagggtagagagtaagatctgatggttgactgtgtcaaaggctgcagaaaggtccagcagaatcaggatggatgatctggattcagctttcgcctgtctcagcgtcTCAGTGACAGAGAGCAgtgcagtctcggtggagtgtccaattttgaagcctgactgattgtcatccagcagcttgttctgtgagagacaggcagagatttgattgaaaactgccctttcaagtgtttttttccatgaatgggatgagagagactggtctgtagtgttctacttgtgtgggggtcactcaagcctgcttaaatgtagtgggaaatgtgcctgtaagtagagatgtgttaattatgtgtgtgagtgcaggtaggatggacagagagatggcctggagaaggtgagaaggaatggggtcaagggaacaggtggtggggtggttggagaggaggagtttagagacctcagtgtcagtcagaggagagaacatagagacagaagagttgcatacaggagacaggtgtttgacagggtgtggcgCTGAGAAtatattgctgatggttgtaaccttattagtaaaaaatgtggcgaagacatctgctgtcagtgatgtgtcaggtggtggagggggagggcagagaagtgtgttgaatgttctaaacaagctgcgagtgtctgtggtgctgttgatcttgttctggtaataggaggtttttgcagatttaacgttatctgaaaaagttgcaagcagagactgatatttacctagatctgatttccgccatctcctctcagatgccctgaggtcagtccgatgttcatgaaggacatcagacagccaggggctgggtggtgtagcacttGTTGgtctagaggagataggacagatgttgtctagacaggttgttaaagtagagcttagtgtgtctgtggcagtgtttacattaagtgtggtaaatacatttagtgtgggtagaaaaggtagagacagcagtggaaaggcgtgagggtgaaagagaacggaggttacagcgaaaggaaaccaaaagtggagactgttttaatgtagatgggagggtcatgttgaattgaacaaagtagtgatcagagacatgtaaaggagtaacaagaatatttgagttggtacagttacgtgtaaaaataaggtccagctggttgcccgatctgtgagttgctatggtgtgtagtctttccaagtcaaatgaggccaggagagtattcagttcagttgCCTGGGgtttgtcttggtgtatgttgaaatctccaagaaccacaagtggcctaccatcctccagcaaggaggacagcaggacatccaactcttcaagaaagtttgtcagctgacctggagggtgatagatgacaacaacatgtatttttgtgggttgcattgtagtaatagcatggaattcaaaactggtattgttacatagtgaagagtgtggtgaaaaagtccagttgttatgaatgagcaaacctgttcccccacccctacctgtgtgtcgaggggtgtgagagaaggagaagttgttggagagagcagcaggtgtttctgtcagtgccaggatgctgagggtggactgtgtggcaaaggctggaatgaagtcagctttgttcacagctgactggcagttccagagtcccactgagaaagagagcggagcaggtgctgaattgcaaagtggccgtaggttgatattcttatcaagaataagattttggccctaatatcaaaggtcttactagaaaaaaacaaaaacaaattatgatccaatgtgaattttcttgatcaaaaaatatgattgtgcctggtaacgtgcatgtaaaatggctagaaatggcattttagcttagcataaagctgacaatttacacaaggttaatttctatttcttttgcaccaaacttcaaacttacttctctgtctgctcgtatgaatgtaacacattataagaaagtgtttcaccgctgttcaaatgcactttggattgcatcattcatatgttttccatctgaaaggactaaatattaaatgaaacaaatgacaataaaatgcaaagtaatctcttcagtaatcaaaatactttttgatatgtgtaccaatgatttaaattgtaactgtagtggaatacagtttcttatattttttattttaaatacgtattcctgttacatgtattctgttactccccaaccctgactatagaacaattctctataaaacaatagtgaatttaaaatcaaaatttaacatctaatgttaaaatatgttttctggggggcctgggtagctcagcgagtatggacactgactaccacccctggagtcgccagTTCGAATACaggcttagtgactccagcctggtcacttttgtctttgtgtcatcttggacttacactgacacctagtggcttggattcagcatcatttaaaatcaatagttttcagtttcagatgccattgtagaaatttagtacacagtcagccatgattactttaatcaaaaagtgtcaaataacaggagggttactgagattaagtgagttgttttcgactggtcatgtgactctaacatggcagcctccatgtgcagaccctctccatgtagaataaaacagcttttataaggttactgatatgactggagtcttcattttaatgtgagtggtcatgatttcctacaaatattgcaaaattactattcatgtcTGTAGGAGTTCCAACTTTTTTATGaggaaaacaattactgagtacacctttaacttTGTTGGACGAAGCAAGCAATGGTTGTAAAACCAGTGACACATTctcttaaaattttaattttctaAAGTACACAAgtgatcagactaaaatcaattaatcataccacagaatatttttttttcaatacaaatctttaacatgaacattaaacaatgtaacgacaatgacacatttaaatgaaccatgtgacaAAATTACAGTTAAGACAGTTAACTTTTTTCAGCATGGCGGGAAAATCACTATAAGCACATTTGAGGAGCCTCTTCAGAGATTCTATTATTAAAACATCCATTACGAGAGAGAGCAACGGTCAACTACAgcgttacgacagtaagtcaccgtttgcggataccacaCAAAcaaatggggagagccgtaaactgacagcTACAGGTCGCAAAATTGCCCGTGGCTTCTCTtacaaaacagcaattttatcgtagtaaactccacaagGCTTTGTGTGTGTAAAACTGTTGAAGATTGGCGTACAGGTGgtaaattcattaagtgatgagctgtttcctcacaaaagctgtttattcagcatactgaagcatctcctccatagacatccattagaAAAACGGCCTTTTGTCTCACCAGTGTACTGCCCACAGAATGACTATGGGACCGCAGCGTTATGCTGTTCTATGTAGAAAGATTCTGACCTCTTCTTCCTCTGACCTTGGAAGTTCTTTTCCACACAaagtttttaacattgataacagcAATGACATGACATGtcatcaagggacaaacattcttttttaattatttaaatgattaagTACTTATTTTGCTTTGCATTTTTGCACACTTTGGTCTTGCACTAATGCATGACCTGAGAAAGTTAAATGAGTACAAAATAAACACCTAAATAACTGAAAATGTCacagaagtggtgtaccagatgaagtgTTTTTGAGGGCAATTGcctgaaattgaaaaaaaaaaaaaaggttaaaagttTATAGAATGATACCTTTTAAATGGAGTTTCTTGACTATTTCATGACTGAAAAGTCAAGTGACATGTTTGTCATCATATTCTGATAATGACCCAGGTTGTGATTAATATTTGTcgttaataattataaatatctgTACATTCTATAAGATGGCAGTGAGAACAGTATTCCCAATGAATAAGTTGAGACAAATGCTTTTTCATGTGGGATGTGTTGGGAAATTTGTATATTTAAAGAACATTGCATTCAGAAATATACAGTAGAAAATTAAGTGTCGAATTCAGAACTTTGCATGCTAATCCTTTATTAGTTAAGATGAATACAGTGACAGATCAAATGCTTAATTTGTCAAAGTTGGGTAGTTTATACATTTCTCCTACATGGGTATGTATgcaatatcaaattaatattgtgtctattacattcatataaaaatatcaaataaactGCATATTGATTCTCATTGTATGtggttttaattgcattttagaagcttcatgaaaatatttaaaatggctgagtttggaatggcatactaccatactactctttaTGGCAGAAATGGTACGAATAGTAtgttagtatgccattctgaactcaccCACTATCTCTAGGGAACATGCAGGGCTATTGGCAGCTCATGGCTGTTTTCCTTTTCCCTCAGAAATTACATGTTCTGGTGCAGCCTTGGTGAACCACTCAGCCCACGCCCCATCGTACAAACACACGCCCGGGTGGCCGCACAGATGAGCAGCGAGGGCGATGTGACAGGCGGTCACACCTGAGCCACAGGTAACCCAGAATGGCTTCTGCAGGTCAACCCCAGCCTGTTGGAAGAGCTTGGTGAGTTCCTCTACAGGAAGTTCCAGACCTGATGTTGAGTCCATGAAGCTGGTAAAGGGCATGTTAACAGAGCCAGGGATATGACCAGGCTCTGTGTCTGGGATAAAAAGAAAGGGAGATAAAAGAcctgaagggttagttcacccaaatatttaaattctctcataatttacccaccctcatgccatcccagatatgtatgactttctttcttctgctgaacacaaacggaaatgtttagaagaatacagtatctcagctctgtaggtccataaaatgtaagtgaatggtggccagaactgtgaaggtccagaaagcacgtaaaggcagcataaaagtaatccatatgactccagtggttaaatccatatcttcagaagcgatgtgatagttgtagatgagaaacagatcaatatttaagtcctttttactatcaatctccactttcacattcttcttttgtttttggcaatttgcattctttgtgcatatcgccctctactgggcaggcaggagaatttatagtaaaaaaggacttaaggccgaaacatactctacgcaagtacgttaATGTTGATGCGATCACTTGGCCAATGCATTGTCAATAAGCATTCTGGCTGAACATGCGTTCTTGCTTTACAATGGTGGGAATAAACCTCAGTGCTCAAGGGGGCTATACAGTTACCTTCAaacatctgtgccattaaactggatgtgtagTTAtgcaggtaagttgctataaatattttgactttaacttacttgctcagcattATTCTCTACAAACTGTTGCTCAGTCATGACAGTAGTTGAGCTTAAAGAGAAAACTCAACATAGAAGTGGACAATcttgctatagcgccccttgcggcaacatTCAGAATGCAATGCGTACTTGCGTTGAGTTATGAATTGTGctttgacacatttcagaatgcaacgacatgtgaaatcgagcttgcgttgcATGAtgcatctgcgttcacgtacttgcatagagtatgttttggctcttaaatattgatctgtttctcaccaacacctatcatatcgcttctgacgatatggatttaaccactggagtcttatggattacttttatgctgtctttatgtgctttttggagtttcaaatttttggtgcattcacttgcattgtgaggaactacagagctgagatatttttctaaaaatctccatttgtgttcagcaaaagaaagaaagtcatacacatcagggtgagtaaaagatcatttttgggtgatctatgcCTTTAAATAGTTCTGCGGTATGCTTTTTATGAACTATCAGGTCATAAAATATAGGTGCATaataatcataaattgtgataatACATTTGTACAAAtttcataatttgtaaaataataataattacaaatacaAGAATTAGAAACTTTTTGTTTAAAATGGTTTAAGAttaagtatagcatgtcacactgcagaaaTCAGCTACtactacttgaaatgtcaagtaaACTACCCATTGTGCTGTATTACTGCAAAGAATAAAAAAGGCTATCACTAGTTCAACTAGAAAAAGATGAGTATGCACTGTTTGTTAACAGTGCAAAGTCCTTGCAAAAGAGGAAAAAGGGGTAAAGTGCATGTTTTCCCAGACTAAAGAAACAACTTTATTAAGAATTAAATATCTTGATGGCCATTTTTGCTGCAAGTATGGAAAATATCAATCCATACTTACTTGCCCTTGGCTCAGGTTCAACTCCACGAAATCTCCCATTAGCTCTAGCGTCAACAACTTGACATTTCTGGGTTTTTATGTTGTTCAGAACGTCCTCGTAAGTTTTGACCCATGACCCGTTTAAGCACGCCTTGAACTCGGTGCGCTCTGGTTTAGTGTACTGCTCGGTAACGGGATGACCATCCCGCAGCCAGTTCTTGAACCCTCCGTCCAGAACTGACACCGAATTGTGTCCAAAGACCCTAAACATCCACCATACCCGTGGTGCAGAAAACGAGCCAAAATCGCTGGCATCGTAAACGACCACATGCGTGTTGTTCCCTATGCCCAAATTACCGACGTAGTCTGCAAACTCGCCCTCGGTGGGCATCATGTGATCAAACTCGGAGCTTTTGTCACAGCACCCGTCGATGTCGAAAAACGAGGCTCCGGGGATGTGGGTTTGTTGAAACTCGGCCCTTGCATTACGTTTCATTTTAGGTAAATACCAAGACGTGTCTAATATTCGCAAATTTGGTCCCACTCGGTTGTTTCTGACGGCGTCTGCGAGCCATCGCGCTGCTACGAGAGCTCGTGCCTGGGCAGCCATGGCACTTACCCGCTCCCCTCCGGTACAACCGGGTTACAGCAGTTCAGGTTGCAAAAAGAGTTAAATAAACCAGCCTTCTGTCCAGATAGATCCCGCTAGTGTGGTATTTCGCGATTCAAAAAATGAAACCACAAACGTTTGTTTTTAGcaattgaaattaacatttatgcTCTTCGATATAAATAGTGTGAATAACTTGTAAATGTCATGATTATTATATATCGTGAAGTTCATCTACGCTTCCGCATGGGGGTATAGCTCAGTGGTAGAGCATTTGAGTGCAGCTAAAGCGGTCAATAACGTTTTCTGTGTCAGGTAATAGCCAATATggcataatgtcaacaaacccttaatcTCTAAAATGAcaattcaaacaactttacagctcaactaatacatgagttttaacagaagaattaatgcaagtgcttttataaaattataagcttaacttttctgcctttaaaccctccaaaaattggcccccattcacttccatcataagtgcctcactggaacccagatgagtcaaaattatattttgtgctaatcaacattatgccataaatgctgtcgattgaccttaacttgtattgaactggaatgttcctttaagcgtgaacttgaaaatattaagaagAATCAAAAACACAGGACGAGATGTTAGAACTGTCCCGTGTGCCAGTAGGTGGTGAGCACTTTTCTGAGATTTGCCTTGCTGTTGGGAGTGGTAGACGATCAACTGGTGGGGATTCTCCGAGTTGTGTGGGAGGTAAATCTTGGCCAGGGTACCATTTCGGGTCAATTAAATTCTACAatgaaacatgtaaaaattaatgctcttGTCTggctgataaataaatacaatttatgattgtttgttatcttttgttgaaaaccttgtcatatttatttgctatttTGAGTAAAttgcactggtaaataaaataagtaaattgtaCTTAACTTTTTTAAGgttggtgttcccagcatgcactgggcttgcaTAATGAATAAGTTTGCCTGATTTCActttttgcaagtttatttacaccatttttattgtaaattttgTTGTTTggtaaattcctttttttttttttttgtctgaaattCATTTTCTACTTAAATTTGCCTGTTCATGATCAACTTGatcatgttttgtgcaccaagtgttgagtaaCTCTTGTTTCTATCACCAGTTTTGCAAGAGAATGTTGTCTCATAGaccacatagcatgcattaagatTCTCTGTGGGAGAGTTCTTTGTGTCATATTATACATGATTAAACATGTGTTTGAAGGGGAAGTTAATAATGTGACCAAGCTTTACAAAGTTAatttaagtaccatgtaaatcATTCAAGTAAATCAagaaagtcactttggataaaagcatctgccaaatgaataaatgtaaatgtcatgtaaatgtaagtcatatttgtaagtaaaag
This portion of the Myxocyprinus asiaticus isolate MX2 ecotype Aquarium Trade chromosome 14, UBuf_Myxa_2, whole genome shotgun sequence genome encodes:
- the mpst gene encoding 3-mercaptopyruvate sulfurtransferase; the encoded protein is MAAQARALVAARWLADAVRNNRVGPNLRILDTSWYLPKMKRNARAEFQQTHIPGASFFDIDGCCDKSSEFDHMMPTEGEFADYVGNLGIGNNTHVVVYDASDFGSFSAPRVWWMFRVFGHNSVSVLDGGFKNWLRDGHPVTEQYTKPERTEFKACLNGSWVKTYEDVLNNIKTQKCQVVDARANGRFRGVEPEPRANTEPGHIPGSVNMPFTSFMDSTSGLELPVEELTKLFQQAGVDLQKPFWVTCGSGVTACHIALAAHLCGHPGVCLYDGAWAEWFTKAAPEHVISEGKGKQP